TTCAGCGCTTCGCTGATTTCGCGGCTCGCCAGCGGGGCGATAGAGCTCATGTCGATCAGAACCAGGCCCGGCTTCGCGCCTTCGATCAGGCCATTTTCACCCAGCGCCACGTCCTGCACGTGCGGAGAGTTGGGCAACATGGTGATGACCACGTCGCACTGCTCGGCAATCGCTTTGGCCGTGAGGGCCGTTTCGGCTCCGGCGGCAATCAGCTCGGCGATCACTTCCGGATTGCGGTCAGAAACCACCAGTGAGTAACCTGCTTTAATCAGGTTTTTACTCATTGGTTTACCCATGATCCCCAGGCCAATAAAACCAACTTTCATCGTCATAACGTTCTCTCTTCTCAGTGGTGATTATTTTTTAAAGGAATCGGCTAACTTCTGCGTGGCAGAGCGGAAGACGCCGAGATCGCTGCCTACCGCCACAAAGGTCGCGCCCCACTCCAGGTAACGGCGGGCGTCAGCTTCGACCGGTGCCAGAATGCCGCACGGTTTGTTGTGCGCTTTAGCACGAGCGAAAATGTGCTGAATGGCGCGCTGCACATCAGGATGATTGGCGTTACCGAGGTGGCCAAACGCTGCCGCCAGATCGCTTGGGCCGACAAAGATGCCGTCCACACCGTCGGTAGCGGCGATGGCATCGACGTTGTCCACGCCCTGCTGGCTCTCAATCTGAACCAGGATGGTGATGTTCTTGTTGGACTGGGCAAAGTAGTCCGGCACGGTGCCAAACATGTTGGCGCGATGGGAAACCGATACCCCGCGAATGCCTTCCGGCGGATAGCGGGTCGAGGCGACGGCCTGCACGGCTTCTTCCACATTTTCCACAAACGGGATCAGGAAGTTATAGAAGCCGATATCCAGCAGGCGCTTGATAATCACCGGCTCGTTGGTCGGGACACGCACCACCGGCGCGCTGTGGCTGCCTTTCAGCGCCATCAGCTGCGGAATAAAGGTGCTGATATCGTTCGGGGCGTGTTCACCGTCGAGCACCAGCCAGTCAAAACCTGCCAGCCCCAGAACTTCGGTGCTAATAGGGCTTGCCAGCGCAGACCAGCAGCCAATCTGAATCTCTTTTGCCGCCAGAGCTGCTTTAAACTTGTTCGGGAAAATATCGTTACTCATCGCTTTCACCTTCAATGAATCGTTATTTTTGCAATTCCATACGCTTGATATCGCCTACGACGAAGAGGTAGCAGAACATCGCCCCTAGCGCAGAACAGCCAACGAAGACCAGCGCCGCATTGAACGAATGCAGTTCACTTACCAGATAACCAATCACCAGCGGGGTGACAATCGACGCCACGTTACCGAAGACGTTAAACACGCCACCGCACAGGCCCACAATTTCTTTTGGCGCAGTATCGGAAATCACCGGCCAGCCCAGCGCACCAAAGCCTTTACCGAAGAACGCCAGCGCCATCAGCGCGACAACCAGTACCGTGTTGTTGGTGTAGTTGCACAGGATAATGGAGGAGGCCAGCAGCATGCCGAGCACAATCGGCAGCTTACGCGCCAGGGTGATCGACTTACCGGTTTTAATCAGATGGTCCGAGAACACCCCGCCTAGCACGCCACCCGCAAAACCGCACAGCGCCGGGATGGACGCCACCATGCCGACTTTCAGGATCGACATGCCTTTTTCTTGCACCAGGTAAATCGGGAACCAGGTCAGGAAGAACCAGGTAATGGTGTTGATAAAGTATTGACCAAAAAATACGCCCAGCATCATGCGGTTGGTCAATAACTGTTTGATGTAATGCAGCTTTGGACCGCTCGCCGCTTTGTCGCCCGGTTTTTTATGATCCATGTCGACCACCGCGCCGCCGTCAGAGATGAACTTTAGCTCTTCGGCAGACATACGCGGGTGGTCGGTTGGGTTATGGATGAACTTCACCCACATGCCAGTCAGAATGAAACCAATCACCCCCATCACGGTGAAGACGTGTTCCCAGCCCCACGCAAAGGTCAGCCAGCCGAGCAGTGGCGAGAACAGCGCGAGGGAGAAATACTGCGCAGAGTTAAAAATCGCCGAGGCGGTGCCGCGCTCTTTGGTCGGGAACCAGGCCGCCACGATACGGGCGTTGGCCGGGAATGACGGCGCCTCCGAGAAACCGAGCATAAAGCGCATACAGAACATGGAGATACCAGCCCACGCCAGCGGGAAGAAATCGACGAAACCTTGCATGAACGTAAACAGCGACCAGAAGAACAGGCTGTAGGTATAGACTTTCTTCGAGCCAAATTTATCCAGCAGCCAGCCGCCTGGAATTTGCATCAGCAGATAGGCCCAGCCAAACGCGGAGAAGATGTAGCCCATCGATACGGCGCTTAACTGCAGCTCTTTCGCCACTTCGGTTCCGGCAATTGACAGCGTGGCGCGGTCAGCGTAGTTCACCGCCGTCACGATAAAAATAATCAGTAATATTAAATGACGGGTATGAATACCCTTTTTCGTTTCTACAGCTGTTTCCAGTGACATGTTTATTTCCTCAGGCACATCGATCCAGATATTTTTATTATTTTGAATAAGTCATTACTGATTATTTATTGATAGCAGGCAATATCCGTTAATTAACCAGATGCATTGAAATCGTGATTAAGTATAAACATCCGACTGGGGCTGCACATTGTCGCATCGCTCAATTTTAAATGCCTGTTCAAACGTTATTTTGAGCATATGCACAACATCATGGGCGCTGATGCACAGATTTACGCATTGCCTCCCAGGCGGCGCTATGGCTCGCACCGATGAGTGATCTCGGTCACATTTTTATCGTTTCAGTCCTGACATTCTTTATCCAAGAAGGCAGCGTCTTTATTTCTGACAACAAGAAAATAAACACTCGCTTAACAGCATTTAATATCTAAAGTTTTACTGGAGAATAATGAGCAATGGCCGACATTAACATTCGACAAACGTCGCCGACGGCGTTCTATATAAAGGTGCACGACACGGATAACGTGGCGATTATTGTTAACGACAATGGCCTGAAAGCTGGAACGCGTTTCCCAGATGGCCTGACGCTGATTGAACATATTCCCCAGGGGCACAAAGTCGCACTGGTCGATATTCCTGCTCACGGTGAAATCGTCCGTTACGGGGAAGTCATCGGCTACGCCGTACGGGCTCTCCCGCAGGGCAGCTGGATTGACGAATCGTTAGTTGAACTGCCGAAAGCGCCGCCGCTGAATACCCTGCCGCTGGCGACACGCGTGCCTGAACCGCTACCGCCGCTGGAAGGCTACACCTTCGAAGGCTATCGCAACAAAGATGGCAGTGTCGGCACCAAAAACCTGCTCGGCATTACCACCAGCGTGCATTGTGTGGCGGGCGTGGTGGATTACGTGGTGAAAATCATCGAGCGCGATCTGCTGCCAAAATACCCGAACGTCGACGGTGTGGTGGGCCTGAACCACCTGTACGGCTGCGGCGTGGCGATCAACGCTCCGGCTGCCGTGGTGCCGATTCGCACCATTCACAACATTTCGCTTAACCCGAATTTTGGCGGAGAAGTGATGGTGATTGGTCTGGGCTGCGAAAAACTTCAGCCAGAACGTCTGTTGCAGGGCACTGAAGATGTGCAGGCGATTGCGGTGGATGATGCCAGCATTGTTCGCCTGCAGGACGAGCATCACGTCGGCTTTAGATCAATGGTTGACGATATTTTGCAAGTCGCGGTGCGCCACCTGGAAAAACTCAACCAACGCCAGCGCGAAACGTGCCCGGCATCTGAGCTGGTTGTCGGTACTCAGTGCGGCGGCAGCGATGCATTCTCTGGCGTCACGGCCAACCCGGCTGTTGGCTATGCTTCAGACCTGTTTGTACGCTGCGGTGCCACGGTGATGTTCTCGGAAGTGACCGAAGTGCGCGATGCGATCCACCTCCTCACCCCGCGCGCCATTAACGAAGAAGTGGGCAAACGCCTGCTGGAAGAGATGGCCTGGTACGACAATTATCTCGATATGGGGCAAACCGACCGCAGCGCGAACCCGTCTCCGGGCAACAAAAAAGGTGGGCTGGCGAACGTGGTTGAAAAAGCTCTCGGATCGATTGCCAAATCCGGCCAGAGCGCGATCTCCGAAGTGCTTTCTCCGGGTCAACGCCCAACAAAACGCGGCCTGATTTATGCCGCCACACCGGCCAGCGATTTCGTTTGCGGCACGCAGCAGGTGGCGTCGGGCATTACGGTGCAAGTGTTCACGACCGGGCGCGGCACGCCGTACGGCCTGATGGCGGTGCCGGTGATCAAAATGGCGACCCGCACCGAGCTGGCAAACCGCTGGTATGACTTAATGGACATCAACGCCGGGACGATTGCGACGGGTGAAGAGACGATTGAGGATGTGGGCTGGAAGCTGTTCCACTTTATTCTGGATGTGGCGAGCGGGCGTAAGAAAACCTTCTCGGATCAATGGGGATTGCATAACCAGCTGGCTGTGTTTAACCCGGCTCCGGTGACGTGATGCCTTTTGCTGCCTGAAGCCCTCACCCCGCCCCTCTCCCACAGGGAGAGGGAGAACACACCAAAACGGCAACCCGAGGGTTGCCGTTTGCTTTTACCTTGTAGCCGCCACCCGGCTCTGTTCGCACTTACTCTTTTACCCGCACCACTTCAATCCCCGACCGCTGAAGCTCTTGTAAGCTCTCCGCCGGAATGCCTTCGTCGGTGATGACCATATCGATACGCGGGGTATCGATGATTTTATGCAGACTTGAGCGATTGAACTTGCTGGAGTCGGTGACCACGATAATACGCTCCGCCACTTCACACATCTTCCGATTCAGCCTGGCTTCGTCTTCATTATGCGTACTGACGCCTCGGTCCGTATCAATAGCATCCACGCCCAGAAACAGCAGATCGAAATGATAATTTTGCAATGACTGCTCGGCCTGGTCGCCGTAAAACGACTGCGATTGTCGACGCAGATGGCCGCCGGTCATCAGCAGCTCGACACCTTCAGCCTCCAGCAGTGCATTCGCCACGTTCATGCCGTTGGTCATAGCAATCACATCAGTATGCTGGCGCAGCATGCGCGCGATTTCGTAGGTGGTGGTCCCGGAGTCAAGAATGATGCGATGGCCAGGTTTAATCAGATCCGCCGCCGCCTGCGCAATACTGCGTTTGACCGCCGTATTAAGCGAACTTTTATCCTCGACGGAAGGCTCTACGCCAGGCGTATTCCCGTCGCAAATCAACGCGCCGCCGTAGGCGCGAACCGCGATGCCCTGTTTTTCGAGGAACGCCAGATCGTTACGGATCGTCACCGTTGAAACACCATAAAGCTGCGAAAGATCGTTTACCTGTACGCTTCCCTGCTGCCTCAGCCGCTGGATAATATGTTCACGCCTTTCGCTGGTGCCAGTGATGCGCTTTTCCATAGAGGAATCAGTGCTGCTCATACGAGCTCCTTTGAGAAAATCTTTCGTTTCATTTCGTTTTATCCATTAACGCCTTTCTTTTGCGGGAATGCAAGCCCCATTAGCCTGCCAACCGTGGCTGATACCTTTGCTGAAACCTTTCATTATGTTTCTTTTGTGAAACAGATCGGAAAACTATTATCTTTCGTTTTATTTTTATAGCACCATAGCGCAGTATAAAGTGAAATAAAACGAAAGATAAGCACGCGAACTATCCAACGTGGAGAGGAAAGTGAAACATCTTATTGAAATGGTGGAATTGCATAAAGCAGGTGCAGCCAACGGAATTTATGCCGTCTGCTCCGCACATCCGCTGGTACTCGAAGCTGCCATTCGCTTCGCCCGCGATAGTCACACCGCCCTGCTGGTTGAAGCAACGTCCAACCAGGTGGATCAGTTTGGCGGCTACACGGGCATGACACCCGCTGATTTTCACGGCTTTGTCAGCCAGCTTGCCGAGCGTCTTAATTTCCCGCTCTCGCAGCTGATTTTAGGCGGCGATCATCTCGGCCCAAATCGCTGGCAAAACCTCACCGCCAGTGAAGCAATGGCGAACGCTGACGACCTGATCAAAAGCTACGTGGCCGCAGGATTCACAAAGATCCACCTCGATTGCAGCATGTCCTGCGAGGACGATCCGGTTCCACTGACGGATGAGATCGTCGCAGAGCGCGCTGCGCGACTGGCAAAAATAGCTGAACAGGCCCGCCGCGAACATTTTGGCGAATCTGACCTGGTGTACATCATTGGCACAGAAGTCCCGGTTCCCGGCGGTGCTCATGAGGCGTTAACCGAGCTGGAAGTCACTACGCCCGAAGCGGCGCGCGCCACGCTGGAAGCCCATCGCCTCGCTTTCGAAAAACAGGGGCTGGCTGATATCTGGCAGCGCATCATCGGCCTGGTGGTGCAGCCTGGCGTCGAGTTCGACAACACCCACGTGATTGACTATCGGCCAGAAAAAGCCGTCGCACTGAGCGAAATGGTGAACGCCTATGATTCGCTCGTCTTTGAAGCGCACTCCACCGATTACCAGACGCCGCAGGCCTTGCGCCAGCTGGTGAAAGATCACTTCGCGATTTTGAAAGTCGGCCCGGCGCTGACCTTTGCCCTGCGCGAAGCCCTGTTCTCGCTGGCCGCTATTGAAGAAGAGCTGCTGCCCGCCAAAGCCAGCTCCGGCCTGCGCCAGGTGCTGGAAAGCGTGATGCTGGATCGCCCCGAATACTGGCAAAGCCACTACCACGGTGACGGCAACGCGCGACGACTGGCTCGCGGTTACAGCTATTCGGATCGCGTTCGCTACTACTGGCCGGACAGCCAGATCGACGACGCCTTCGAACGACTGGTGCGTAATCTGGCGGATGAGCCTATTCCGCTCCCGCTCGTGAGTCAGTACTTACCGCTGCAGTATCGAAAAGTTCGCGAGGAGGCTCTCAAGGCGACGCCGCGAGAACTCATCATCGACCACATTCAGGACATACTGCGCCAGTATCACGCAGCCTGTCAGGGCACGTCGTCCCATAACGCATAACAACGAAGAGGATAATGCTATGCCAAACATTGTCTTATGCCGCATCGATGAGCGTCTAATCCACGGTCAGGTCGGCGTTCAGTGGGTCGGATTCGCAGGCGCGAATCTGGTGCTGGTCGCCAATGATGAGGTCGCTGAGGATTCGGTCCAGCAAAACCTGATGGAAATGGTGCTGGCAGAAGGTATCGACGTGCGCTTCTGGTCTCTGCAAAAAGTGATCGACAACATTCATCGCGCGGCAGACCGCCAGAAAATCCTGCTGGTCTGCAAATCACCCGCCGATTTTCTGACCCTCGTCGAGGGTGGCGTTCCGGTTAAACGTATCAATGTGGGAAACATGCACTACGCCAGTGGCAAACAACAAATTGCCAAAACGGTCTCTGTCGATGCCGGTGATATCGCGGCATTTAGCGGCCTGAAAGCCGCCGGGGTGGAATGCTTTGTTCAGGGCGTTCCGACAGAACCCGCTTTGGATCTCTTTAAACTACTCTGAGGGATTCACAATGGAAATCAGTCTGTTGCAGGCATTCGCGTTGGGCATTCTCGCCTTTATCGCGGGCCTGGATATGTTCAACGGGTTAACACACATGCACCGCCCGGTGGTGCTTGGGCCACTGGTGGGCCTGATTCTGGGCGATCTGCATACGGGGATTTTGACCGGCGGGACGCTGGAACTGGTGTGGATGGGTCTGGCCCCGCTGGCAGGCGCGCAGCCCCCAAACGTCATTATCGGCACCATCGTCGGGACCACCTTCGCCATCACCACGGGTGTGAAACCGGAGGTCGCCGTCGGCGTCGCCGTGCCGTTCGCCGTGGCGGTGCAGATGGGCATTACCTTCCTGTTCTCGGTGATGTCCGGCGTGATGGCCCGCTGCGACAAAATGGCGGCGAACGCCGATACCAACGGGATCGAGCGGGTGAATTATCTGGCGCTGCTGGCCCTGGGGATATTCTATTTTCTCTGCGCATTCCTGCCGATTTACTTCGGGGCAGAACATGCCAAAACCGCCATTGACGTGCTGCCGGCTCGCCTGATTGATGGGCTCGGCGTGGCGGGCGGCATCATGCCTGCGATTGGCTTTGCCGTGCTGCTGAAAATCATGATGAAAAACGTCTACATCCCGTATTTCATCCTCGGTTTTGTTGCCGCCGCGTGGCTCAAACTGCCGGTGCTGGCGATTGCTGCCGCTGCGCTGGCAATGGCATTGATCGATTTTGTGCGTAAATCCCCGGAACCGGCCGCGCCGGTCGCTCAGAAAGAGGAATTCGAAGATGGCATCTAATCAAACGACTCTGCCGACTG
Above is a window of Lelliottia jeotgali DNA encoding:
- a CDS encoding Transcriptional repressor of aga operon; the protein is MSSTDSSMEKRITGTSERREHIIQRLRQQGSVQVNDLSQLYGVSTVTIRNDLAFLEKQGIAVRAYGGALICDGNTPGVEPSVEDKSSLNTAVKRSIAQAAADLIKPGHRIILDSGTTTYEIARMLRQHTDVIAMTNGMNVANALLEAEGVELLMTGGHLRRQSQSFYGDQAEQSLQNYHFDLLFLGVDAIDTDRGVSTHNEDEARLNRKMCEVAERIIVVTDSSKFNRSSLHKIIDTPRIDMVITDEGIPAESLQELQRSGIEVVRVKE
- a CDS encoding D-galactarate permease is translated as MSLETAVETKKGIHTRHLILLIIFIVTAVNYADRATLSIAGTEVAKELQLSAVSMGYIFSAFGWAYLLMQIPGGWLLDKFGSKKVYTYSLFFWSLFTFMQGFVDFFPLAWAGISMFCMRFMLGFSEAPSFPANARIVAAWFPTKERGTASAIFNSAQYFSLALFSPLLGWLTFAWGWEHVFTVMGVIGFILTGMWVKFIHNPTDHPRMSAEELKFISDGGAVVDMDHKKPGDKAASGPKLHYIKQLLTNRMMLGVFFGQYFINTITWFFLTWFPIYLVQEKGMSILKVGMVASIPALCGFAGGVLGGVFSDHLIKTGKSITLARKLPIVLGMLLASSIILCNYTNNTVLVVALMALAFFGKGFGALGWPVISDTAPKEIVGLCGGVFNVFGNVASIVTPLVIGYLVSELHSFNAALVFVGCSALGAMFCYLFVVGDIKRMELQK
- a CDS encoding Tagatose-6-phosphate kinase AgaZ codes for the protein MVELHKAGAANGIYAVCSAHPLVLEAAIRFARDSHTALLVEATSNQVDQFGGYTGMTPADFHGFVSQLAERLNFPLSQLILGGDHLGPNRWQNLTASEAMANADDLIKSYVAAGFTKIHLDCSMSCEDDPVPLTDEIVAERAARLAKIAEQARREHFGESDLVYIIGTEVPVPGGAHEALTELEVTTPEAARATLEAHRLAFEKQGLADIWQRIIGLVVQPGVEFDNTHVIDYRPEKAVALSEMVNAYDSLVFEAHSTDYQTPQALRQLVKDHFAILKVGPALTFALREALFSLAAIEEELLPAKASSGLRQVLESVMLDRPEYWQSHYHGDGNARRLARGYSYSDRVRYYWPDSQIDDAFERLVRNLADEPIPLPLVSQYLPLQYRKVREEALKATPRELIIDHIQDILRQYHAACQGTSSHNA
- a CDS encoding PTS system, N-acetylgalactosamine-specific IIC component, translated to MEISLLQAFALGILAFIAGLDMFNGLTHMHRPVVLGPLVGLILGDLHTGILTGGTLELVWMGLAPLAGAQPPNVIIGTIVGTTFAITTGVKPEVAVGVAVPFAVAVQMGITFLFSVMSGVMARCDKMAANADTNGIERVNYLALLALGIFYFLCAFLPIYFGAEHAKTAIDVLPARLIDGLGVAGGIMPAIGFAVLLKIMMKNVYIPYFILGFVAAAWLKLPVLAIAAAALAMALIDFVRKSPEPAAPVAQKEEFEDGI
- a CDS encoding PTS system, N-acetylgalactosamine-specific IIB component, whose protein sequence is MPNIVLCRIDERLIHGQVGVQWVGFAGANLVLVANDEVAEDSVQQNLMEMVLAEGIDVRFWSLQKVIDNIHRAADRQKILLVCKSPADFLTLVEGGVPVKRINVGNMHYASGKQQIAKTVSVDAGDIAAFSGLKAAGVECFVQGVPTEPALDLFKLL
- a CDS encoding D-galactarate dehydratase — encoded protein: MADINIRQTSPTAFYIKVHDTDNVAIIVNDNGLKAGTRFPDGLTLIEHIPQGHKVALVDIPAHGEIVRYGEVIGYAVRALPQGSWIDESLVELPKAPPLNTLPLATRVPEPLPPLEGYTFEGYRNKDGSVGTKNLLGITTSVHCVAGVVDYVVKIIERDLLPKYPNVDGVVGLNHLYGCGVAINAPAAVVPIRTIHNISLNPNFGGEVMVIGLGCEKLQPERLLQGTEDVQAIAVDDASIVRLQDEHHVGFRSMVDDILQVAVRHLEKLNQRQRETCPASELVVGTQCGGSDAFSGVTANPAVGYASDLFVRCGATVMFSEVTEVRDAIHLLTPRAINEEVGKRLLEEMAWYDNYLDMGQTDRSANPSPGNKKGGLANVVEKALGSIAKSGQSAISEVLSPGQRPTKRGLIYAATPASDFVCGTQQVASGITVQVFTTGRGTPYGLMAVPVIKMATRTELANRWYDLMDINAGTIATGEETIEDVGWKLFHFILDVASGRKKTFSDQWGLHNQLAVFNPAPVT
- a CDS encoding 2-dehydro-3-deoxyglucarate aldolase — protein: MSNDIFPNKFKAALAAKEIQIGCWSALASPISTEVLGLAGFDWLVLDGEHAPNDISTFIPQLMALKGSHSAPVVRVPTNEPVIIKRLLDIGFYNFLIPFVENVEEAVQAVASTRYPPEGIRGVSVSHRANMFGTVPDYFAQSNKNITILVQIESQQGVDNVDAIAATDGVDGIFVGPSDLAAAFGHLGNANHPDVQRAIQHIFARAKAHNKPCGILAPVEADARRYLEWGATFVAVGSDLGVFRSATQKLADSFKK